A stretch of DNA from Gimesia chilikensis:
TCTGGTTGAGGGCACTGAATCAACTGCAGGAACTGCTGGAACAGGTTTGAAGCGGCCCTTGCGACCGGATAATTCGACTGAAAATTGAAGATTTAAGAAAGACTGCAGCCCGTGACCGACGAGTCGAATGAGCAATCTGAGCAGGTGGAAGTACTGAACCAGTATCTGGACTTCCTGCAGCGTCAGGATGATGCCAGCTGTCAGAGTCTGCGTGCAGTCAATCCCGAGTTAAAACCACTGATGGCCTGTCTGGATTCCCTGGAGCGTCTCGCGCCTCAGTCAGACAGTGATCCCGAATCGGTTGAGCTGGGGCCCGATGATGCGACGTTGCCAGTTTCTCCCCACGCATCCCGACAGGCGCCCCCCCTGCTCGCGCGGGAGTTCGGCAATTATGAACTGCTGGAGGAGCTGGGACGCGGCGGGATGGGCATCGTCTATAAGGCACGTCAGAAGGATCTGAATCGGGTCGTGGCGTTGAAAACGATCCTCAGTAATCAGTTTGCATCCGAAGACGAGGTCCGACGGTTCTACCTGGAAGCCCAGGCCGCCGGTCGTCTGCAGCATGCGAATATTGTCGCGATTCACGAAGTGGGCCAGCATCTGGGGCAGCATTATTTCACCATGGACTTTATTGGCGGAGGCTCACTGGCGAGTCCCGATTTTCGCCCGCTTTCCCAGGTGGCACCGGATAATTATTACGAGGTCGCCTCACTCATGCAGCAGGTTGCCGAGGCGGTCGAGTATCTGCATTCCAAAGAGATCATTCACCGCGATTTGAAACCGTCGAACATTCTGATCGATGAAGCGGGCCAGGCTTACGTCACCGATTTTGGTCTGGCGAAACTCTACGATGGACTGCCGGGAGGCTCAGGGACCGATGCCCGCACACAGACGGGCATGATCGTGGGGACTCCGGGCTACATGTCACCCGAACAGGCCGCGGGGCAACTGGATCAGATTTCCACGCGGAGTGATATCTTCTGTCTGGGTATTATTCTGTATGAACTTTTGACGGGCGTATCTCCGTTCAAACACAGCAGTCCGCTCGATTCGCTGGTGGCGGTGATTGAAGGGGAACCTGCACTCCCCCATTCGCATAACAGAAACATTCCCCGTAGTCTGGAACTGGTCTGCCTGAAGTGTCTCGAGAAGGATCCCGCATTACGCTACCAGTCGGCCCGCGAACTGGCGGCGGATCTCGAACGGTTCATTGCTGGAGAACCTCTACAGGCACAACCTGCGGGCATGATTCAGAAGTTCCAGCGCTGGTTCCGCCGCAAGCCGGCACTGGTGTCGCGGCTCTCCGCAATCCTGCTGGCAGTCGGAATTATTCAGACCGTGTATTCTACGCAGGGCGTTGATTTGAATTACCACCTGCGGATCATGTCGCTGTTTGGTTTGTGGGGCGCACTGGTGGTGTTCTTTCAGTTTGGTCTGGATCACTTTCCAAACAAAAAACGGGTGCGTTACTTCTGGTCTGCGGCGGATGTTGCGCTGCTGACGGGACTGCTGGTGCTCGCCGATGCGCCGATCGGGATTCTGTTGATTGGGTATCCGATGCTCATTGTTTCATCAGGACTGTTCTTTTACGTCAGGCTCGTGCTGTTTACCACGGTGCTTTCACTGCTCTCGTTTGCTGTCCTGGTACTGGCTCGATCGGAGCTGGTTGAGTTATGGCAGTATCCCGTCATCTATGCAATGGTGCTGGCGATCCTGGGAATGATCACGGCTTACCAGATTTATCGGGTCCGCGTGTTGAGTCGCTACTACGAGCTGCGGCGTCCTTGATGACCGCTTGCGAGAAGCGTCAGGCTGCTTTCGGCGTTCTTTCAGCTGCTTCGCGTGTGATCAGGCGATGCAGGGCCTGCCAGACGCGGCTGACTTCCAGCTCTTCCATGCAGCACAGATTCTGTGGTCCGCGTTTGGGGCAGCGTTTGTTATAGCTGCCGCCACAGCTGACATTCGTGGAGACAAGTTCGTGCTTGTCTCCCGGCGGTCCGGAGCGAAGTGCACTGGTGCAGGTAAAGATGCCGGTGACAGGGGTTCCGAGACCAGCGGCCAGGTGCATGGGGCCGGAATCATTGGTGAGGACAAAGTCGGATTGCTGTAAAACCGCGGCGAGTTGTTTGAGCGTTGTTTCCCCTGCCAGATTGATGACCCTGCCGGTCGGGACGAACTTTTGCAGCAGTTTTTCGATATGGCCGGTCAGTTCTCTTTCTGCAGAAGTTCCCACCAGGACAACCTGGCAACGGAAGCGACGGATGGCTTTGGCACCGACCGCAGCGAAGCTTTCGGGGGGCCAGCGTTTGGTGATCCATTGCGCGCCCGCGTGAATCGCGAGAGTCGGCAGCGGATACTCAGGGCAATACAGTTTTTTCTGTGCCCAGTTCTGGTCATCTTCGGAGAGATAGATGTTAGTCGTGCGTTTCAGCTTCCCCTGACCAAAGGCATCAGCGACGCGCCAGTATTTGAGCCAGGCTGGGACATAGCGTCCCGTGTCGGGGATCGTCAGGTTACAGGTGAGGTGCGAACCTTCGCGAGCTGCTTCGATGCCGACCCGCCAGGGAGCGCGGGTGGCGGCAGTCATGATGCCGGTACGGAGCAGGCCCTGCAGATCGATGACCAGATCAAATTTCTGTTTGTTGAGTGACTTGAGAAACTGCCACCACTGTCCTGCTGAGCTGCGTCGCTGGAAGGGAATGATTTCATCCAGGCAGGGATGTCCTTCCAGAAGATTGGCAAAGCTGTCCCGAACGACCCAGGAGATGCGGGCATTGGGAAACCGTTCCCTCAGGACCGGCAGGATAGGGAGTGTCTGCACGACGTCACCCAGGGCACTGGGTTTGATAATGCAGATCCGCTGCGCTTCAATCTGATTCAATCGTGCTAACGGGTCAGTTTTGTTCATCGAATTCGGGAATACAGGCATCAGATGTAAGGTGTACTGGTACAGGCGCAGCCTACAGGGGCGGCATCATAGTGTGATTTGCCGAATTGAGGCAAGATCAGCTTGTACCTGGGACGCATCAGAAAAGCCCGGTTTTCAAAGGGTTACGCGACGACTTCGATTACGTTTTCTGAATTTTTTCTGAGAATCCGCGAAACCTCTGCCTCCCTCTCGCGTTTGATACCGTGTTAACTGAAACCGCTGCAGGAAGCTGATTCCTGTTTCCACAGATTTTGAGAATGAGGAGCTGTCTTGATGAAAATGAATCGGATCGTTACTGCGTGTGCACTGGGTATGGCTGTGATTTCATGGAGCTCTGCTACGCAGGCTGAAGAGGGGAAAAAAGGACAGCGCCCCAACCGTGAGGAGATCCTCAAAAAATTCGACAAGGACGGCGATGGCAAGCTGAATGAAGAAGAGCGTTCGGCTGCTCGGGCTGCCCGTGGTGAAAAGGGTGGTCAGGGTTTCAATCGCGAAGAGTTCATGAAAAAGTTTGACAAAAACGGTGACGGCAAACTGGATGAAAACGAACGCAAAGCTGCTCGCGAAGCCCGCGAAAAAATGGGTCAGCGTGGCCCGCGCATGAGCCGTGAAGAACTGGTGAAAAAGTTCGACAAAGACGGCGATGGGAAGCTCAGCGAAGCTGAACGCCAGGAAGCCCGCAAAGCGATGGGCGGTCGTCGTCCCGGGTTCGATCGCGAAGCCATGCTCAAGAAGTTCGACAAGAACGGCGACGGCAAACTGGATGACGCAGAACGCCAGGCCGCACGGGCAGAAATGATGAAGAACCGTGGTAAAGGTGCCGGTGGCAAAGGGAAAGCCAAAGGCAAAGGACAGAAGAAGAATTAATACTTAATCAGGGACGGGGCGCAGGTCTCGTTCGTGATGTGAACGAAAACAGCCGACGGGATTTTTATTCCGTCGGCTGTTTTTATTGTTCGTCAGGTACTCAGGTCGACTGCTCTGAGATGATCTGGTTGTCGAAATAGTTGGTGCCCATACCGGCATCAATGACGATTCCCTGCGAATTGATACCCGAGGAACGGGGACTGATCAGGAAAGCTACGGTATCTGCGACTTCACTGGTCTGGACGGCTGACTTTCTTAATGTGGCTTTTTCAGCAAACAGGTAGCTGTCCACATAGCCGGGAATTCCTGCGGAGGCGGATGTCTTCAACAGACCGGGACAGACGGCATTAAAGCGAACCTGCGAGAAGTTTGAGAACGACTTGGCCAGAAAGCAGACCGAGGAATCGAGGGCCGCTTTCACGGGGGCCATGTAGCCGTAATTTTCCGCCGCCATGCGGGTGGTGGAGATCGAAATCGTCACCACACTCCCCTGCTCTGGATCGAGCAGATCCTTGAATGCATTACAGACTGCGATCAGGGAGAAACAGGAAATATCGACTGCCTGCAGAAAAGCGGCGCGGGGTGTTTCATGGAACGGAAGCCAGCCGGCTGAGTAGTCTGCAAACGCGATGGAGTGGACCAGACCATGGATGACATCGTATTTCTGGCTGATGTCCGCCTGGAGCTGATCGATTTCCTGTTGATGTTCAACATCACAGATATAGATCGGTGCGTCTTTCAGAAGTTTGGACAGCGATTCTTTGCGGGCTTCCGAGCGAACGACGTAAATCACTTCGGCGCCTGCTTCCTCCAGGACCTTCCCTGTCTGATAGGCGACACTTTTACGGTTGGCGACTCCAAATACGAGAATCCGTTTTCCCGCTAACTTTAAAAAATCCATTCAATCATTTTCCCAGGATCGATTTCTGTAAACAAATTCTGAAAGACCGAGGGTTCACTCTGACAAATTTTGTTTTTTTTCGCAATGTGTAGAAGATTGTCACTCTCAGATAAGTCGTAATTCGACATAATGGACGGGTTGACGGTCCTGTTTCCGATTCTGAATGTTTCCCGAAAGCGAATTCAATGTTCAAGGCACGTGCTTCAATGAAGTCTCTGGCGATGCTGTGTCGTTCCCTGAGTACGATGCTGGAATCCGGCGTGCCGATCACGAAAAGCTTTCAACTGGCCGGGAGAAAACTGGGGAATCGGCGGATGCAGGAGTCCGTGAAAGAGATCACCGTTGAGTTGAAGGCTGGGAACGATGTGACGTCAGCGCTTAAACTCCAGGGGAATTATTATCCGGAGCTGATGGTCAACATGGTCAGTGTGGCGGAACAGAGTGGCGGCCTGCCCGAAGTACTCAAAGCTTTGTCGGAGCATTATGACCAGCTGCTGAACCTGAGGAAGAATTTTGTGCGGTTAATTGCCTGGCCCGTCTTTCAGTTTGTGGCGGCGATCATGGTCATCGCGCTGATGATTCTTGTGTTGGGTTTAATCGCCAATGCGCGAGGTGGAGAGGCGATCGATGTTCTCGGACTGGGACTGTCCGGCCCCAGCGGCGCCCTGATCTGGCTGACCTGTACGTTCGGTTCGATTTTTGTACTATTTGTCGCGTACCAGGTGATGGATCGACTCTGGGGTGGGAAACGCTTCTTTCATAGCCTCTTTCTGCGCATTCCCGTCGTGGGCAACTGCATGCGGTCGTTTGCGATCGCCCGCTTCTCCTGGGCGTTTGCACTGACGCAGCAGGCCGGTATGAATATTCTGGACTCAGTGGAAGCCAGTCTCAAAGCGACTGGTAATGGAGCGTTTATTGCAGCGATCCCCCAGGTCAATGCGGCTGTGAATGATGGAGTGGATCTGACCGACGCCCTGGCGGGAACGCATCTGTTTCCCGAAGATTACATCCAGATGGTGCATGTAGGTGAGACATCCGGGACGGTGCCTGAAACACTG
This window harbors:
- a CDS encoding enoyl-ACP reductase, with translation MDFLKLAGKRILVFGVANRKSVAYQTGKVLEEAGAEVIYVVRSEARKESLSKLLKDAPIYICDVEHQQEIDQLQADISQKYDVIHGLVHSIAFADYSAGWLPFHETPRAAFLQAVDISCFSLIAVCNAFKDLLDPEQGSVVTISISTTRMAAENYGYMAPVKAALDSSVCFLAKSFSNFSQVRFNAVCPGLLKTSASAGIPGYVDSYLFAEKATLRKSAVQTSEVADTVAFLISPRSSGINSQGIVIDAGMGTNYFDNQIISEQST
- a CDS encoding serine/threonine-protein kinase — protein: MTDESNEQSEQVEVLNQYLDFLQRQDDASCQSLRAVNPELKPLMACLDSLERLAPQSDSDPESVELGPDDATLPVSPHASRQAPPLLAREFGNYELLEELGRGGMGIVYKARQKDLNRVVALKTILSNQFASEDEVRRFYLEAQAAGRLQHANIVAIHEVGQHLGQHYFTMDFIGGGSLASPDFRPLSQVAPDNYYEVASLMQQVAEAVEYLHSKEIIHRDLKPSNILIDEAGQAYVTDFGLAKLYDGLPGGSGTDARTQTGMIVGTPGYMSPEQAAGQLDQISTRSDIFCLGIILYELLTGVSPFKHSSPLDSLVAVIEGEPALPHSHNRNIPRSLELVCLKCLEKDPALRYQSARELAADLERFIAGEPLQAQPAGMIQKFQRWFRRKPALVSRLSAILLAVGIIQTVYSTQGVDLNYHLRIMSLFGLWGALVVFFQFGLDHFPNKKRVRYFWSAADVALLTGLLVLADAPIGILLIGYPMLIVSSGLFFYVRLVLFTTVLSLLSFAVLVLARSELVELWQYPVIYAMVLAILGMITAYQIYRVRVLSRYYELRRP
- a CDS encoding type II secretion system F family protein, with amino-acid sequence MLCRSLSTMLESGVPITKSFQLAGRKLGNRRMQESVKEITVELKAGNDVTSALKLQGNYYPELMVNMVSVAEQSGGLPEVLKALSEHYDQLLNLRKNFVRLIAWPVFQFVAAIMVIALMILVLGLIANARGGEAIDVLGLGLSGPSGALIWLTCTFGSIFVLFVAYQVMDRLWGGKRFFHSLFLRIPVVGNCMRSFAIARFSWAFALTQQAGMNILDSVEASLKATGNGAFIAAIPQVNAAVNDGVDLTDALAGTHLFPEDYIQMVHVGETSGTVPETLERLSPRFQEDAQRSLAALAAVLGWLIWAMVAAFIIFVVFRIAFWYLGIINDALEQI
- a CDS encoding EF-hand domain-containing protein, coding for MKMNRIVTACALGMAVISWSSATQAEEGKKGQRPNREEILKKFDKDGDGKLNEEERSAARAARGEKGGQGFNREEFMKKFDKNGDGKLDENERKAAREAREKMGQRGPRMSREELVKKFDKDGDGKLSEAERQEARKAMGGRRPGFDREAMLKKFDKNGDGKLDDAERQAARAEMMKNRGKGAGGKGKAKGKGQKKN
- a CDS encoding glycosyltransferase family 9 protein, whose amino-acid sequence is MNKTDPLARLNQIEAQRICIIKPSALGDVVQTLPILPVLRERFPNARISWVVRDSFANLLEGHPCLDEIIPFQRRSSAGQWWQFLKSLNKQKFDLVIDLQGLLRTGIMTAATRAPWRVGIEAAREGSHLTCNLTIPDTGRYVPAWLKYWRVADAFGQGKLKRTTNIYLSEDDQNWAQKKLYCPEYPLPTLAIHAGAQWITKRWPPESFAAVGAKAIRRFRCQVVLVGTSAERELTGHIEKLLQKFVPTGRVINLAGETTLKQLAAVLQQSDFVLTNDSGPMHLAAGLGTPVTGIFTCTSALRSGPPGDKHELVSTNVSCGGSYNKRCPKRGPQNLCCMEELEVSRVWQALHRLITREAAERTPKAA